The genomic interval ATGGAGTTTTTCTAAAGCAGTTTATCAAGTTGCAAAGATATTAGGTATTCAAACTCAAGGTAATTATAACTTTGATTATAGAAATAGTCCTATCCCTAAATCATCCTTGCCAAATGCTCTTAATGCAGAGGAGTTGAAAAAACGTCGAAACGCTTTAACCTATACTTGGCTACAGATACAATTAATCAGATCAGAAGATCCTGTTGATTGTTATTTAAAGTCACGCGGTATATCTCTTAAACAATTTCCGGTTTCATTGCGGTACCATCCTCATTCACCTTATTACGATGAAAAAGTTTTACTAGGATATTTTCCTGCGAGGGTAGCCCTTGTAAGAAATCAAAATAATGGAATGGCTACACTTCATCGTACATATTTAGTAAAAACCTGTAAGGCTAATGTACCAAATCCTAAAAAGCTTATGCCTTCACAACCCAAAGCATCTGTTGGAGCAGCAATAAAATTATATCAACCTGTTGATGGAAAAATTGCTTTAGCTGAAGGCATAGAAACGGCCCTTTCTATTCATATTGCAACAAAACTTCCAGCGTGGGCAACAATAAGCGTGGTAGGTATGGATAATATTTTGTTACCTCCATACGTCAAAGAGGTGATTATAACCGTTGATAATGATGAATCTGGATGTGGACAGCAGGCTGCTTATCGACTTACGAAAAGATTATTAATAGAAGGACGAACAGTTAAACGTGCAATACCTTCTTGTGTTGGCAAGGACTTTGTTGACATGCTATTGGAGGACTATTAATGAGCGCTAAAGATATTGAAGATCTTGTCGATAGTATGCCTTTTGAATGGCCCTCGCCGAATACAGATTTGGCCGATCCGCTGCCTACACGTAATACCCCAATAAAATACCCATTAGAGGCCTTAGGTAGTATTTTGGGGGAAGCTGCCAAACAACTCGCTTATCATGTTCAAGTACCTGAAGGCATGGCTGGTCAATCTGTTTTAGCGGCAGCTGGGTTAGTAGCACAAGCTCATATCAATGTGCAACGAGGCAGTATAGGCATAAGCCCTGTGTCAATTTTTTGCCTTAGCGTAGCTGAATCAGGCGATCGTAAAAGCACTGTAGATCGATTAGCACTCGCACCAATTAGAGCTTATGAAAATAAACGAGCCTTAGTATTTTCAGCAAAAGAACAAAAATATAAGGCCGAAATGGAGGCTTGGGAGCTTCGACGTATTTCAATTATAAAATTATGTAGCAAACCGAAAGCAGAGTTGAGCGACGATGAGCAAAAGAGGCTTTCTGAAAGGTTATTTCAACTTGAATTAAGTAAACCAAAAGCACCTTCCCGCTCAAATATTACTTTTAGCGAACCTACCTCGGAGGGAATATGGAAACATTATATTCACGGAGATCCAAGCGCAGGATTATTTAGTGATGAAGGTATTTCCTTCTTTAGCGGTCATGGTATGAATGACGAGGCTAAAGGTAGAACCATTCATATCTTATCTAAGCTGTGGGATGGCGATCCAATAACACGCACTCGCGGTAGTGAAGGAGAATCAGGAGCATTAGCAAATCGTAGATTAAGCAGTCATTTAATGATTCAGCCAGTTATTGCAAACAAGGTATTATCCGATCAACTACTTCAAGGACAGGGATTTCTTGCACGGTTCTTAATTAGTCATGAACCAAGCATTGCAGGTAGTCGATTCTTATCGGATAGGGATTTAGAAAAAGGTGCAAATAGTGATTCTGCTATTGCTAAGTACTGGCAAAGGCTTACAAATTTATTAAATCTACCGTTGAAAATAAATGAGTCAACTGGTGAATTGCAATTAACTGTATTTGCTTTAAGAGGCAATGCGTTAGATGCATGGTGTGCTCTACATGATGGTATAGAGGAGCAGCTTCGAGCTGATGGAAGATTTACAGATATTAAATCGTTCGCATCAAAGGCGGCGGAAAATGCTGCTCGTATTGCTGCAATATTGGCTTTTGTAGAAGGCTACGAGCAGCCTACTGTTGAACATGTGGAACGTGCAGGAGTATTGATTTCTTATTATTTAGAATCCACGATCATGCATACCACAGAAGCCCTATATGATGTAAATGAGTTACTAGCGAATGATTTGCTTGCTTGGATAAAAATGAAAGGCGGCACATTGTCGGCCGATCAGTTCAAAGCATTACCGTCAAAGTTAAGAGAAGCGCGAATGGCGCGTCGTTTACTACAAGTTCTCGTTGATACTGGACACATCCAGATAACTGCAAGAAACAGTAAAACTAAAAAGCCTATCGCATGGGAGGTTAACCCATGCTAGATCTAATATCCAATGGATTTGCTTTAAGAAAGAAATCGTCAGCAATAGATCCGCAAGAAACCCGCAACAAATCCGCAACTGATAGGTCATCTCCAGTGATGGATTCCGCAATATCCGCAGAATCCGCAAAGGTAATGAATCAATATGATGTTGATGATTATATACAAAATGATAATGACAAAGATTGTATGGTTAGAGAGTATTCATGGTATGACAAAGATAGTGTTGCGGATTCTGCGGATATTGCGGAAACTCAAGCAGCGAAACAAATTGATGCTGCGAATTCATTGCGGAATGAGTGCGGATTTACTCTTGAAACTTTGATGGGGCCACATGTAGTTGAAATTGTACAAAAAATCTGCCAGGAGTTTTCTATCAGTGCAAGTTACGTTCTGGAGCATCTTCTTTCAAAAGAAGATATCAACGATATTGCTGATGGTAATATTCCAATCGAAACATTAAAATTACATATAGAACTCTGGATGGCAAACGGAATGCCTCATTACTCAGGCAGACCAGAATAGAAATCAGATATACGGAGAAGAACATGAATAAGAATTCAACAGTAGGTAGACCAACTCAGTATACCGATAAATTGGCGAAAGAGATCTGCGATAAAATTGCATCATCAAGTAAAGGCACAAAAAAACTCTGCGCTGAGCATCCTCACTGGCCATGCCAAGCTACTTTATTTACGTGGCTTAAAAATAATGAGGACTTTTCAGAGCAATACGCGCAAGCAAAAATATGTCAGATTGAATTGTTGGTTGATGAGATTATAGAGATCTCTGATGATGCTTCTCAAGATCAGCATGTGAATAAGCAGAGAGAGTTAGTATCAAATCCACAAACCGTACACAGGGCACGGTTAAAAGTTGATACTCGTAAATGGTTAGCAAGTAAATTAGTTCCAAAGGTATACGGTAATAAAGTAGATATTGAAAGTGATAACAGTATGTCAGAAGAGTTACGAAAGTTAAATGCTAATCTTGAAGCTAAATATACTCGTGACTATTAAACCCTCGTTGAACAACGAAGGGAATCTTATAGCAACATACATGAGGTTCTACCATGGAATTCAGGGGGGTATATCCCTACATAAAGGTGGGGTATCTACATGCACGGGAGTCCAGCCTGTCTGCAAGCGGGAATATTTTCTATAACTTTAAGTGTTGTATTTAGAATACTTATTTATCCTGATTAGGGATTACAAACACAAATTTTTCTGTACCATTCTGAATCTGGGGTATATACCAGTATTAATTGTGGTGATTCTAAGAACTATAAATGCAATAAAACAAGACATAGGAAAAGATGACAACTATATATTGTTTAAGAGATTTGAACCCCTATGTGATTTAAATATAGAAAATAAAGACAATGGTTCCCCTGTCTCTGCGAACATCTTATAAACTGTCAGAGGAATCCAATGACCGGTTTCATCCAACATTGAATTCATCAATCCCGCCAAAACTCATAAACCTAAAAATAACCACGAAAGAAGATATATACTTCCGGAAAAATACATATTAGCTTTCAAGATTAACCCGATAATGATTTTTTTAATATAACTTAAGCAATTAGTTCTCCCTTATTCTAAAAGTTCGAAGCCCAATTATAAATGCATTCAAAATAGCCAGGTTTTCAGCTATGTATCAGCGATCACTATTTTTCATCATTTTAAGTTGCTCTTCTAAAATTTTATTTTGTAATTCAAGTTGCCTTTGTTCTGCTCTTAGTCTTCCTGCCTCCTGAGCAATTCTGTATCCCTCATCAAAACCGTCTGAGGCACTCTTTGATGAGGAGTCTAGCAGAGGAGCATTGGAAAAATCTGTAAAATTTATAGCAGCATTTACATTGTTAATGATTATTAAAAATAATGTGGCTATTAATAAATTCAACTTATTCATGGTAAAATTTCTCTTTAGTTAGTTAACATTTAATTCAACTGAAATACCTTCATCAGTCTCTCCACTAATATGACCATAGCCATCCCACTGTCCGTTGAAATCGTGATTATTTCCATTTTCGTCAGTTAATTCACCGCTTACATCCCGCTCTCCATTGTATGAATAAATTATTCCTTCTAATTCAATTCCATTTTCATCTTCTCCACTAACATAATAAGTATGATCAAATGCAAAACTGCTAAAATTTACTAAACACATCAAGACAGCAATTGTTGCTCTCATTATTAATCCCTAGTAACAAACATTATTATGGCAATGGACACCTGAATAAGGATTCCCAGCTCTATGTCTTCTGACATAAGTACCATTTTTTTTGAAATAAGGTCTTACAGTATGAGCTCTTCCATACGAAGAGCCATATTTGGGTGGAGAATAATGGTAACGATAACTTTTCGCATGTAGGAGATTAGTAAAACTAAAACAAAAAATTAATACACTTGATAAGAATATTTTGGACTTCATTGATACCTCTTAATATTAAAAAAACACTAAAAAATTAATCTTTATAATAAGTTAAGTCATATTTTTGGATCAAATAATTCCTTAATGATCACAATTAGACCAATCCAGGCGAATACTAAGAAATCCTTAGTATCCTGTCAAGCAAAAAACTAAGAATCTCTTAGCATTAAATAGATATTATTTTAGGCAAAGAGAATGGCAAATTCGCCATTACCCAAAAGACTTAAAGAAGCCCGAACAGCCGCTGGCATGTCACAGAAGCAACTTGGCATCGCTGCTGGTATGGACGAGTTTTCAGCAAGTCCTCGCATAAATCAATATGAGACAGGCAAACACACTCCTGATTTCTTAACATTAAAAAGAATTGCTATGGTTTTATCAGTACCTACAGCTTATTTTTATGCAGAGGAAGACGATTTAGCTGAATTGATTAGGTTATTTTTTCTAACACGCACTAATTGAAAGTAAAGGTTTTTTCTAAAACTATTTTCATTGAATCCTTTTTCTAAATTCAAAAAATCAATCGCAGTCTTCAAAGAAGCTCTCACAGACACTTCAACTATGAAACAAAAGAATTAAAATTCTATATAATTTTAAAGTGGAAGATATACAAGACATTCCCTGGCCACCGGACTGAAAAAATACAAAAATAGTTTGATTGTCTCTATAAATAAAAGTGAACATGCAAAAGACAAGAAAAAAATTACTTGTTGGTCTAAAATTAAGTATAGCAGGACTGAACCCATTTGAGCTTAGCTCATCTATAAAAATATAGATTAGAGATGGGTGTAGGTTCTGCATTCTTTATGATCGAATAATACCAAGAGGATCCCCTTTCAGTATCCCTTTTAATGCCAATACACCTGGTTCATCAAGTATTGAAAAGGACTTATGAAGACCCAATTTATTTTTAGATTCTAAGTGTTTTTCACATCTTAACAACGCATATGCACAAGCATCGGCTAACTGAATAAAAATACAATTTTTTGAATCTTTATATATTATATCCTCGATTATATTATCGACTGTAATATTTTTTGCGAAAGTGCCAGTGTCTGACCAAAACTCTGATATCTCTTGATTACTTGGTATAAAATTATGGGTTGCCATTTTGCGGCGTAGTTTTGTAAGGTTACTATGTCCTTGGTCACAAAAAATAAGAGCATTACTTTTCCATGTTTTTTGCATGGTCGTCTGAATTCTATTTAAAAGCCTTTCAAAACAACGTAAATAGTCACAATTTTTATCCACAGCTGCAAATATTTTAATATCAGGTAATTTAACAGTAACAGATAAAATATCATTAAAAATTTTTACTCGTTTTTGTTTATTAATTCTAAGTGGTGAAATATTTCCTCTTCCAGACACAAGTTTCCATGAATGCAATTCTTTATAAGTAGGTATTTTATATTGATGCTTCAACAACCGACGAAAACTTTTTATAGATTGAAAGGATGCTTTCCAATTTTCTTCTTTAATGGCTAGAGCAACAAAAAGTGTAATTTCATTATTACCAGAGTCATCAATATAGATAAAATACATTTTGTGCACTCCTTAAAAGAACTATACTTTAATTATAGTATCTACAAATTATTCTCCTCTTGTGGAAATCTTATTCGAGAAGTATATATCGATTAGAAACCTAAATTCTAAAATAAAAGTATTTTTACTGAATATCACATTAATGTGCTTTTTCTCCCCCCACATTTAAAACAGACAATAGATTGTTTCCTTAAATATTTATCGATTAGAGAAAATAAGCATATAATATTACTTTCCGTTTCTTGTAATAAAACTCGGATTGATTCTGCATAACCATCTAATACTAGCTCATATTTTTCTTTTACTTCTTGAGCACATGGATTTAAAGGATTTTGTAAAATAAATGAATTGATATCTTCATACTTAGCCAATGTAATATTATTTGTTTTAAATGAATCAATTAAACTCTTTACGTGAATATAAGTTTTAATAATAAGTGCTCTTAAATTCTCATCAATAATTGTCCCCAATAATGGCGCCTGCCCTTCCAACACTAAAAAATAATTTTGTTCTATAAAGTAATAGGACATAATTGGTCCATCTATTTGTTTAATTGTCCCAAAAGAATTATTAAACCTTTCCTGAAGAACAGTGATTTCGGTTTTAATTGAAAGAAGCAATGCATTAATATTGCGCTTATGCTCTTTCCTCTTTGAATATTCCTGCAACCAATATGTAGTTACTACTGCAAAAACCGCCCCAAAAAAGCCAGAGATTAGGTTACTCCACACTTTGCATATCCTTAATAAATGCAGATATATATAGAATAGATGACCCTATTAAAAGAACATAATTTTTCTTATCTTTTCGTAAGCATTCAAATCGGGTATCATGCTTAACGTTGGGTAAGATTTTGGGTAAGCTTTGAGTCCGTATTATTATAAGCCAATAAAATAAAGGAATTGCGTGTGGGTTCGAGTCCCACCCTAGTACCATTAAGATATTTTTGGCTCATCCCCAAATCCGGGGGCACTAATCAAGAACACCATAACTTTCAAAATTGCTGACCTATAAGCATCTGAATTTTAAATAAATAACACAAGATTCAGCTGACATGATGTAGAAATTGGTATATTGGTTAAAGTTAAGAACCCCTACAACCAAAATTCATAAAATCAAAATGACCCTTTAATGATCACTTAATATACTGATGATACAATTTATATATTAAAAATCAAAACTAAGGGTTGTCATGAGAAATTTAACTTATTCTGAACGTGTTAAATTGACTAAGCTCATTCAAGAAATAGCGTCAAAAAAATACGACGGGGAAGCACTAGAGAAACTACATGTGGAAGCGATGAAACTTGCTCATGGCAATCCCGACGAGATTGATCTTTGGCATCGAGAGAAAACGTTTGAAAATACCAAAAAACTCAATAAAGTTGTGGATGATTTAAATCGATATGTTAATAATCAACTTAAAACAGAGAAAATGATTATCTCTGCCGCAAGTAAACTTCTTTCCGACTTTGAAGATGCTGAAGCGGATGCCAAACAAGCAATTCGTCTAGCTAGTGGCGATCCTAAAAAGTACGACATTTATGAAAAAGAAGTAAAAGAGTACTTTGAGTCCGAGCTAAGCAAAGAGATTAATCTGCGTAAAAAATCTGGTGAAAAGGTTGATCATCCCAAAGAAATTTTAGACAAACAACAATTTATCAAAGATGCAAAGAATATTGTAAATACCATA from Legionella sainthelensi carries:
- a CDS encoding helix-turn-helix domain-containing protein, with the protein product MANSPLPKRLKEARTAAGMSQKQLGIAAGMDEFSASPRINQYETGKHTPDFLTLKRIAMVLSVPTAYFYAEEDDLAELIRLFFLTRTN
- a CDS encoding toprim domain-containing protein, with protein sequence MNIIIDRAKGQWPEVYKHYLKNKHRSSPVCGGKDRFRFDDKEGKGTFYCNKCGSGYGIKLLQNYHKWSFSKAVYQVAKILGIQTQGNYNFDYRNSPIPKSSLPNALNAEELKKRRNALTYTWLQIQLIRSEDPVDCYLKSRGISLKQFPVSLRYHPHSPYYDEKVLLGYFPARVALVRNQNNGMATLHRTYLVKTCKANVPNPKKLMPSQPKASVGAAIKLYQPVDGKIALAEGIETALSIHIATKLPAWATISVVGMDNILLPPYVKEVIITVDNDESGCGQQAAYRLTKRLLIEGRTVKRAIPSCVGKDFVDMLLEDY
- a CDS encoding DUF3800 domain-containing protein; this encodes MYFIYIDDSGNNEITLFVALAIKEENWKASFQSIKSFRRLLKHQYKIPTYKELHSWKLVSGRGNISPLRINKQKRVKIFNDILSVTVKLPDIKIFAAVDKNCDYLRCFERLLNRIQTTMQKTWKSNALIFCDQGHSNLTKLRRKMATHNFIPSNQEISEFWSDTGTFAKNITVDNIIEDIIYKDSKNCIFIQLADACAYALLRCEKHLESKNKLGLHKSFSILDEPGVLALKGILKGDPLGIIRS
- a CDS encoding YfjI family protein, with amino-acid sequence MSAKDIEDLVDSMPFEWPSPNTDLADPLPTRNTPIKYPLEALGSILGEAAKQLAYHVQVPEGMAGQSVLAAAGLVAQAHINVQRGSIGISPVSIFCLSVAESGDRKSTVDRLALAPIRAYENKRALVFSAKEQKYKAEMEAWELRRISIIKLCSKPKAELSDDEQKRLSERLFQLELSKPKAPSRSNITFSEPTSEGIWKHYIHGDPSAGLFSDEGISFFSGHGMNDEAKGRTIHILSKLWDGDPITRTRGSEGESGALANRRLSSHLMIQPVIANKVLSDQLLQGQGFLARFLISHEPSIAGSRFLSDRDLEKGANSDSAIAKYWQRLTNLLNLPLKINESTGELQLTVFALRGNALDAWCALHDGIEEQLRADGRFTDIKSFASKAAENAARIAAILAFVEGYEQPTVEHVERAGVLISYYLESTIMHTTEALYDVNELLANDLLAWIKMKGGTLSADQFKALPSKLREARMARRLLQVLVDTGHIQITARNSKTKKPIAWEVNPC